A section of the Platichthys flesus chromosome 22, fPlaFle2.1, whole genome shotgun sequence genome encodes:
- the LOC133933466 gene encoding histone H4-like isoform X2, with protein sequence MSISMSGRGKGGKGLGKGGAKRHRKVLRDNIQGITKPAIRRLARRGGVKRISGLIYEETRGVLKVFLENVIRDAVTYTEHAKRKTVTAMDVVYALKRQGRTLYGFGG encoded by the coding sequence atgtctggacgaggaaagggaggaaaggggctcggtaaaggaggcgcaaagcgtcaccgcaaagttctccgtgataacatccagggcattaccaagcccgccatccgccgcctggctcgccgtggcggagtgaagcgtatctccggtctgatctacgaggagacccgcggcgtgttgaaggttttcctggagaacgtgatccgcgatgctgtcacctacaccgagcacgccaagaggaagaccgtcaccgccatggacgtggtgtatgctctgaagagacaggGCCGCACTCTCTACGGCTTCGGCGGATAA
- the LOC133933466 gene encoding histone H4-like isoform X3, translating to MTNMSGRGKGGKGLGKGGAKRHRKVLRDNIQGITKPAIRRLARRGGVKRISGLIYEETRGVLKVFLENVIRDAVTYTEHAKRKTVTAMDVVYALKRQGRTLYGFGG from the coding sequence atgtctggacgaggaaagggaggaaaggggctcggtaaaggaggcgcaaagcgtcaccgcaaagttctccgtgataacatccagggcattaccaagcccgccatccgccgcctggctcgccgtggcggagtgaagcgtatctccggtctgatctacgaggagacccgcggcgtgttgaaggttttcctggagaacgtgatccgcgatgctgtcacctacaccgagcacgccaagaggaagaccgtcaccgccatggacgtggtgtatgctctgaagagacaggGCCGCACTCTCTACGGCTTCGGCGGATAA